From the genome of Deltaproteobacteria bacterium:
TTCGGCGCCGGTGATGCAGCGGTGGTTGAGCCACGCGAGCACCGGCGCGGTCAAGAACGACAGAATCGTCGCGAGGTCGACGAGCGCTTTGAGATCGGCGAGGAACCGGTAGATGATGACGACGGAGCCGACCCCGAGCACCGCCAGCGCCGCCCAATAGACGCCGCGCGCGTCGCGGCCCTCCCCCGCCGATCCCGGCGCTTCCGGGCCGCGAAACCGCTCCACGAGCACCGACAGCGCGCGCGGAAAGCCGTCGACCACCGTGAGCGTGGTGGAGAACATCACGGAGAACGCGGCGGCGCCGATGATCGGCTCGGCCCATTCGCCGAGCATGTCGGTGTACAGCGCGATGACCTGCGCGGCGAACCCGCCCGCGGTCGACGCGAACGCGACGCCGCGCCCGTACATGACCGCGGCCCCGAGGGTGACGAAGCACAGCGCGAGCACGGCCGTCCCGATGTAGCCGATGTGAAAGTCGAGCAGCGACTCGCCGCGCGTCGGCCGGTGCCCGGTGTCGCGCTCGCGGGCGAGCGTCCACAGCGATTGCCACACGGCCACGTCGATCGCCGACGGCATCCACCCGATCAACGCCGCGACGAACGCGAGCGACGCCGGCTCGACGAGCCGCCGATCCGGCCAAAACGGCACGGCGCCCCAGTCGATGCGCCCGAGCGCGAGCGCGGTCGCGGCGACGGTCGACACCGTCAGCACCGCGACCACCCACTTGCCGATGCGGTCGAGCCACCGGTAGCGCCCGGCCGCGAGCAGCCCCGCGCACACCGCGGTGAGCGCCGCGGCGATCGCGCCGGCCGACGCGTCGAGACCAAACAGCACCTTCGCCAGCCCGGCGGTGACGATGGTGACCGCCGCCTGCACGGTGAACATCGTGCCGACCGTGAGCGCGGCGTACAGCGCCAGCGCCCATCGTCCCCGGCGGCGGTAGCCCTCGAGCAGCGACGTGCCGGTCGCGGCGGCGTACTCCGGGCCGAAGCGAAACGCGGGGTACTTGGCGAGGTTCGCGACGACGACGACGCCGGCGAGGGCGAACCCGAACGACGCGCCGGCGCGGGTCGACTGCACGAGGTGCGACACGCCGACGGCGGCGCCGGCAAACAGCACGCCGGGTCCGAACGCCTGCCAAAACGTGCGCTGCCGGGGCTCCATCGGACGGAGCTTATACCGCACGCCGCCGTCGTGTAGGATGGCGGCGCGGCCGCGCCAGCAGCCGCGGTCCACCCGATTCGGAGCCCGACGCATGAAAGCGATCGTCATCACCGGAGCCGGCGGTCCCGACGTCCTCGCGGTGCGCGACGTCCCCACCCCCGAGCCCGCGCGCGGCGAGGTGCGGGTGCGCGTGCGCGCCACGGCCGTCAACCGGGCCGACATCCTCCAGAGAATGGGGCTGTATCCCGCGCCGACCGACGCACCGCAGGACATCCCCGGGCTGGAGTTCGCGGGCGAGGTCGACGCGATCGGCCCCGGCGTGACGCGATGGCAGCTCGGCGACCGCGTATGCGGCCTCGCCGGCGGCGGCACGTACGCCGAATTCCTCGTCGCGCACGAGCGCGCGCTGGCGCCGATCCCGGAGCGAGCCAGCTGGCGCGAGGCGGCCGCCATCCCGGAGGCGTTCGTCACCGCCTACGACGCGCTGGTGTTGCAGGCGCACCTTTGCGCGGGAGATACGACGCTGATCCACGCCGCCGGCAGCGGTGTCGGCACGGCGGCGATCCAGATCGCGCGCGCGATCGGCGCGACCTCCGTCGGCACGAGCCGCACGCCGGCCAAGCTCGAACGGGCGCGCGACCTCGGACTCGACGCCGGCATCGTGCCGGACGCCGGCGCGTTCGCCGACGCGGTGCGCGAGGCCACCGGCGGCGCCGGACCGCGCGCCGTACTGGAGCTGGTCGGCGGCGCGTACGTGGCCGAGGACGTGCGCTGCGTCCAGCCGGGCGGCTGCATCGTCGTCGTCGGCTTGATGGCGGGTGCGCGCGTCGACCTCGACCTCGGCGCGCTGCTGCGCAAGCGCGTGATCGTGCGCGGCACGGTGCTGCGATCGCGCCCGGTCGAGGAGAAGCTCGCCGCGGCCGAGGCGCTGCGCCGGCACATCGTGCCGCTGTGGGCGCGCGCTCGCGTGCGCGCGGTCATCGACCGGACGTTCGCGCTCGACGAGGCGCCGGCCGCGCACGCGTACGTGCAATCCAACGCGGGGTTCGGCAAGGTCGTCCTCGACCTGTGATCCGGCAAGGGCCTGTCAACGCCTGCCATCGGCGCGCGTGCTATAGGTGCCGCCATGTCAGCGAACCGCGCGTGTTTCGCGCTTGCACTGGCGGCCGCGTGTGGCGGCCGCGCGCCCGCCCCAGCCCACGTCGCCCGGTCATCCGACGCCGCGCAGCCCGATCGCACCGCGCCGCCGACCGGCGCGGCATCGATCTCGGCGGCGGAGCTGCGCGCACATGTCGAACTGCTCGCGTCCGACGAGCTGCGCGGGCGCGAGACGCTCGCGCCCGGCTATCAGCGCGCGGCCGATTACCTCGCGCGCGAAATGAACCGCTACGGCCTGGCGCCGCTGCCGGGCCACGACGACTTTCAGGTCGCGTACACCTTGTACGAACTCGGCTACGACGACGCGCACACGTCGCTGTCGGCCGGCGGCACCGCGTACGCGCTCGGCCGCGACTTCGCGGTGTTCCCGTTCTCCGACGAGGGAGTCGCCGAGGGCCCCGTCGTGTTCGCGGGCTACGGGATCACCGCGCCCGAGCTGAACTGGGACGACTACGCCGGCCTCGACGTCGCGGGCAAGATCGTGCTCGTGCTGCGCCACCACCCGGGCGAGGGGGACGGCAAGGCGGACGAGGCGTTCCGCCGGCACGCGCTGTTCGCGACCAAGGCCGCCAACGCCCGGCGCCACGGCGCGGCCGCCATGCTGTTGGTGACCGATCCGCTGCACCACGACGACGGAGACGACCTGCGATCCAACGCGATCTGGCTCACCCAACCGCTCGACGAGCGCATGCGCGAGCGCATGCAGCGGGCGCGGCAGACGCGCGACGGCGCACCGCTGGTCGCGCTGCACGTGTCGCGGTCGGTCGCGACCGCCCTCGTCGCGGGTGCGGGCCGGTCGCTCGCGGATCTACAGCGGGCCGTCGACGGCGGCGACAAACCGGCGGCGATCGCGAACGCCGGCACGGTGGCGACCGTGTCGGTGCGCGCGCGAACGGATGCGCGCGTCGTCACCCCAGTCGACGTCATCGGCTACCTCGAGGGGTCGGACCCGGCGCTGCGCGACGAGTGGATCGTGGTCGGCGCCCACTTCGATCACCTCGGCGCGTACGACGGCGCGGGGGACACCGTCTACAACGGAGCCGACGACAACGCCTCCGGCACGGCAGGGATGTTGGAGCTGGCGCAGGCGTTCGCCTCGCGCGCACGGCGGCCCAAGCGCAGCCTCGTGTTCATCGGCTTCTCGGGCGAAGAAAAGGGCCTGCTGGGCTCGCGTGCGCTCGTCGATCAGCACATCCTTCCGATCGAGCGCGTCGTGTTCATGCTGAACCTCGACATGATCGGCCGCAACCCGTCGCAGCCGGTCGCGGTGGTCGGCGACGGGTACGGCACCGGCGTGCGCGAGGCGGTCGCCGCCGCCAACGCGGCGGTCGGCTTGCCGATCGAGTTCGGCGGCGCGGAGTACTCCGGCAACAGCGACCACCATCCGTTCTACGCGTCCGACGTACCGTTTGCGTTCTTCTTTACCGGCTTGCACGACGACTATCACCAGCTGTCGGACCACGCGGACAAGCTCGCCTACGACCGCATGGCCGACATCGTGCGGGTCGCCTACGGCACGGTCGACGCGATCGCGTCCGGGGCCGTGACGCCGACCTTCATCCATCACGTCGACTGGCTCGGTATCGAGGTGCAGGCGCGCGGCGGCGACGCGGTCGTCACGGCGGTCGCCGGCGGATCGCGGGCGGCCGGCGCGGGCCTGGCCGCCGGCGACGTCATCCGCGCGATCGGCGGCACGCCGCTGGCCGATCCCCGCGACGTCGGCAAGCGGTTTCGCGAGTGGGAACCCGGCACCGCGCAGGATCTCGTCGTCGCGCGGGGCGGGGCGACGCGCAGCGTGCACGTCGCGCGCGCCAAGCGGGGCTACCTCGGCGTGTTCCCCGGCCCAGTCGACGCCGACGCGCGTAAGGCGCTCGGCCTGTCGGACGACGAGGGCGTGCGCATCCGCGGGGTGGCGCCGGACGGGCCGGCGGGCAAGGCGGGCCTGCGCGAGGGCGACATCGTGATCCGCATCCGCGGATTGCCGGTGAACCTGCGGTCGCTCGGCACCCACCTGGCGCGCATCGGCGCCGGCGAGCCGGTCCAGATCGTGATCGTCCGCGACGGCGAGCGCAAGACGCTCGACCTGGTGCTCGGCGAACGCCCGCAGCGGCCGTAACCGCGGCGGCGAAGCCCGCGGCGGCGCGGCCGCGCCCGGGGTACCCGCGCCGGCGCGGCCGCGCCCGGGGTACCCGCGGCGCGCGGCCGCGCGGACTTGACGCCACCGCGTTCGAAGCCGAACGTCGGGCCATGTCGCCGAACGAGCGAGCCGCTCGCCGCGCCGCCCGCTGCGCCGTCGGCGCGCACATGTCGATCGCCGGCGGGCTGCACCGCGCTCTCGAGCGCGGCGCCGAGGCCGGTTGCGACGTGATCCAGATCTTCACGCGCTCGAACCAGCAGTGGGCCGCGCCGCCGATCGGCCGCGATGCGGTCGCCGCATGGCGCGACGCCCGCGCGACCTACGGCGTCGACCCGGCGCTCGCACACGGGTCGTATCTCGTCAACCTCGCCGCGTCGACGCGCGCGCTGCGCGAACGGTCGTACCGCGCCACCCGCCGCGAGCTGGCGCGCTGCGCCCAGCTCGGCATTCGTTACCTCGTCATCCACCCGGGCGCGCACACCGGCGACGGACACGCCACGGGGATCGCGCGCATCGCCCGCGCGCTCGACCGCCTCTACGACGAGGCGGGCGACTGTCCGACGCGCGTGCTGCTCGAAAACACCGCCGGCCAGGGCACGAGCATCGGACACCGGTTCGAGCACCTGCGCGACATCCTCGGCGCGATGCGACGCCACGCCGGTCGCGTCGGCGTGTGCATCGACACCTGCCACACGCTCGCCGCCGGCTACGACATCCGCAGCGAGGCCGCGTGGCAGCGGACGTTCGACGAGTTCGACCGCACGGTCGGCTGCGACCGCATCGCGGCATTTCACGTCAACGACTCGAAGGCGCCGCTCGGAGCGCGCGTCGATCGCCACGAACACGTCGGCCGCGGCCACGTCGGCCTGACCGCGTTTCGTTGCCTCGTCAACGACCACCGGTTCGCGGGCCTGCCAATGGTGCTCGAGACGCCGAAGGCCGGCACCGCCGGCGACCCGGTGAATCTCGCCATCTTGCGCGCGCTCGCCGGGAAACGCCGCGTCGGGTCCCGCGCTCGCCGGCTCGCGGCGCAGCCGCTGGCGTGATCGCGCCGCCGCGTTCGGTGCTACAACCCGGCCGTGGCACGACACCGACTCGTTTTCGACATCGACGCGCGCGGCAACCCGATCCGCGAAGCGTGGGACCGGCTGCGACGCATCCCGGGCGGCCCGCGCCTGTTCAGCCGACTGGTCGGCGCGATGGCGCCGTACACCGGCAGCATCGGTGCGCGCGTCGTCGACCTCGACCGCGGCCGGTCGCGGGTGGTCCTGCGCGACCACCGCGCCGTCCGCAACCACCTGCGCAGCATCCACGCGGTCGCACTGGCGAACCTCGCCGAACTCACCGGCAACATCGCGGTCGCGTACTCGCTGCCCGACGACGCGCGGTTCATCGTCACCGGCCTGTCGATCGAGTACGTCAAGAAGGCGCGCGGCACGATCACGGGGACGTGCCATCTCGACCGTCCGCTCGCCAGCGAGCGCGAGGAGATCGAAGTCCCGGTCGTGCTGCGCGACGACGCCGGTGACATCGTTGCCACCGCAACGCTTCGCACCCTCATCGGACCGAAACCGGCGTGACCGGCCGACTCGACGCGAGCACCGCCGATCGGCTTGCGGCGCTGATCCTGCCGTCGCTGCACCGCGAATACCCCAACCACATCTCGCACGTGCTGCAGGACGACGCCGACGTGCGGCCGCCGCGCGAACTCACGCCGGCGTTTTTCGGCTGCTACGACTGGCACTCGGCGGTCCACAGCCACTGGGCGATCGCGCGGCTCGTGCGCCGGTTCCCCGCCGCGGCGTGGGCCGACCGCGCCCGCGCCGCGCTCGACCGCAGCTTCGCGCCGGATCGCATCCGCGGCGAGGTCGCCTACCTGCGCGCGCGGCCCGGCTTCGAGATGCCCTACGGGATGGCGTGGTTGCTCACGCTGTGCGCCGAGGCGACGCCGTGGCGCAGCGCGCTCGCGCCACTCGAACGGATCGCCCGCGACCGGTTTGCGGCGTGGCTGGACCGGCTGTCGCATCCGATCCGCTCGGGCGAACACACGAACTCCGCGTTCGCGATGGCGCTCGCCCTCGACTACGCGCGCGCCGCCGGCGATCGGACGCTCGCGGACGCGATCGTTGCCCGCGCGGTCGACTTCTACGCGGACGACCCGCCGGCGCCGGTCGCGTTCGAGCCGTCCGCGTACGACTTTCTGTCGCCGAGCCTGGCCGAGGCCGACCTGATGCGCCGCGTGCTGCCGCCGGCCGCGTTCGCGTCGTGGCTCGCCGCGTTTCTTCCCTCCGTCGACCGGTTCGAACCGGTGTCGCCGGTCGACCGCGCGGACGGCAAGCTGGCCCACTTCGACGGCTTGAACCTGTCGAGGGCGTGGATGTTGCGGGCGCTCGGGTTTTTTGCCGCCGCCGAGCGGCACGCCCGCGCCGGGCTGCGCGGCGTCTCGCCCGACCACTACGCCGGCGCCCATTGGCTCGGCACGTTCGCGCTGTACTGGTACACGGCCCCTTCGTGACGCGCGCGCCCCCCAAATGGCGCGCGCTCCCCGCGTACGTTGCCTAGGATTGCCGCCCTCTCGCGCGACCAGTTCGCTATTGTCTCGGCAGGACGCGCCGTTCGGAACGAACTCACGGGAGACCGCCATGCGCGCAAGCCACACTGCAGTAATCGCCGCACTCGCCGTCGCGACGGCCGCGCCGGCCGCACGCGCCCAAACCGCAACGGACGCGCCCGATGGCGGCGAGGACACCCGCTACGACGCCGCGTTCGATGCGCTGGTGCGCGGCGACCTGGACGCCGCGATCGCCGGCTTCGACGCGGTGGCCGCGGCGACGGCCGACCCCGAGCGCCGGGCGGCGGCCCGCGAACTCGCGCGCCTGGCGCGCGCTCTCAAACAGCGGGCCGCCAGTGCGGCGCCGGGGGCGCGGCCGCCGTCGCCGCGCCCGGCGCACACGCCGAAAACGCCGCCGGCCGAGCCGACCGGCGACGTCGACTCGTCGGACCGGTCCGGGCGGATCGAGTTCGTCACCGTCACGACCCTCACGGGCACGTACGCCGGCGTCGTACTGCTGTCCATCTTCGATGTGGAGGACTTTCGCGCCGGCACGCTGCTCGTCACCGGCACGACGGCCGCCGGCCTGTTCGGCAGCTACTTTGCAACGAAAGACCGGCGCATCACGACGGGGATGGCGGACGCCTACACCGCCGGCGTGACGCTCGGCGCGCTCAACGGCGCGCTGCTGTCGGCGCCGCTCGGCCTCCACGACACGGACGACGCCCTGTCGTTCGTCCTCGGCACGACCGTGGCAGGCGGCGCGGCCGCGCTCGCGCTGGCCGATCGCATGCACCCGACGCGAGCGCAGTCGTCGCTCACGCTCACGCTGTCGATCGCGGGGCTGTCGACGGCGGGGCTCGGCATGGTCATCGCCGATTACGAACCCAGCGACGACGACACCGCGCTGCTGGTCCTCGCGGGCGGCTTGAACGCCGGGATGGTCGCCGGAATGGTCGCGGCGCGCGACCTCGACTGGTCGCATTCCCGCGGGCGACTGGTCGCGCTGTCGACCTTCCTCGGCGCGCTCGGAGGCGTGGCGTCCGGCGCCCTCGTCGTCGGTGAGCCGGACGACGACGCGGAGAGCCGGATCCTGGCGGCGACGACCCTCGGCGGCCTGTGGGCCGGTTTCGGGCTCGGCGCCTACCTCACCCGCGACATGCAGCCCGACCCGCGCTTCGGCGCGGCCGCCGGCCAGCAGGTCGCCGTGTACCCGTCGGCGATCGATGGCAAACTCGGGCTCGCGGTCGCCGGGACGTTCTGACCGGCCCGCGACCGCGGCCCGAACCGCCGCCGGCCCGGCGGCGCGCACGCGTTTCCGATGACCGACGACCTCGCCCGCCACGCGCAGATGCTCGCGAACCGCGTGCGCAAGACCGACCGCCATCTGCGCAAGTGGGCGCGCCGCGAGGACGTCACCTGCTACCGGGTCTACGACCGCGACATCCCGGAGATCCCGCTCG
Proteins encoded in this window:
- a CDS encoding divalent metal cation transporter, whose translation is MEPRQRTFWQAFGPGVLFAGAAVGVSHLVQSTRAGASFGFALAGVVVVANLAKYPAFRFGPEYAAATGTSLLEGYRRRGRWALALYAALTVGTMFTVQAAVTIVTAGLAKVLFGLDASAGAIAAALTAVCAGLLAAGRYRWLDRIGKWVVAVLTVSTVAATALALGRIDWGAVPFWPDRRLVEPASLAFVAALIGWMPSAIDVAVWQSLWTLARERDTGHRPTRGESLLDFHIGYIGTAVLALCFVTLGAAVMYGRGVAFASTAGGFAAQVIALYTDMLGEWAEPIIGAAAFSVMFSTTLTVVDGFPRALSVLVERFRGPEAPGSAGEGRDARGVYWAALAVLGVGSVVIIYRFLADLKALVDLATILSFLTAPVLAWLNHRCITGAEVPEEARPSRALAAASWAGIAFLAGAALLYLYVRFA
- a CDS encoding NAD(P)H-quinone oxidoreductase; its protein translation is MKAIVITGAGGPDVLAVRDVPTPEPARGEVRVRVRATAVNRADILQRMGLYPAPTDAPQDIPGLEFAGEVDAIGPGVTRWQLGDRVCGLAGGGTYAEFLVAHERALAPIPERASWREAAAIPEAFVTAYDALVLQAHLCAGDTTLIHAAGSGVGTAAIQIARAIGATSVGTSRTPAKLERARDLGLDAGIVPDAGAFADAVREATGGAGPRAVLELVGGAYVAEDVRCVQPGGCIVVVGLMAGARVDLDLGALLRKRVIVRGTVLRSRPVEEKLAAAEALRRHIVPLWARARVRAVIDRTFALDEAPAAHAYVQSNAGFGKVVLDL
- a CDS encoding M20/M25/M40 family metallo-hydrolase is translated as MSANRACFALALAAACGGRAPAPAHVARSSDAAQPDRTAPPTGAASISAAELRAHVELLASDELRGRETLAPGYQRAADYLAREMNRYGLAPLPGHDDFQVAYTLYELGYDDAHTSLSAGGTAYALGRDFAVFPFSDEGVAEGPVVFAGYGITAPELNWDDYAGLDVAGKIVLVLRHHPGEGDGKADEAFRRHALFATKAANARRHGAAAMLLVTDPLHHDDGDDLRSNAIWLTQPLDERMRERMQRARQTRDGAPLVALHVSRSVATALVAGAGRSLADLQRAVDGGDKPAAIANAGTVATVSVRARTDARVVTPVDVIGYLEGSDPALRDEWIVVGAHFDHLGAYDGAGDTVYNGADDNASGTAGMLELAQAFASRARRPKRSLVFIGFSGEEKGLLGSRALVDQHILPIERVVFMLNLDMIGRNPSQPVAVVGDGYGTGVREAVAAANAAVGLPIEFGGAEYSGNSDHHPFYASDVPFAFFFTGLHDDYHQLSDHADKLAYDRMADIVRVAYGTVDAIASGAVTPTFIHHVDWLGIEVQARGGDAVVTAVAGGSRAAGAGLAAGDVIRAIGGTPLADPRDVGKRFREWEPGTAQDLVVARGGATRSVHVARAKRGYLGVFPGPVDADARKALGLSDDEGVRIRGVAPDGPAGKAGLREGDIVIRIRGLPVNLRSLGTHLARIGAGEPVQIVIVRDGERKTLDLVLGERPQRP
- a CDS encoding deoxyribonuclease IV — protein: MSPNERAARRAARCAVGAHMSIAGGLHRALERGAEAGCDVIQIFTRSNQQWAAPPIGRDAVAAWRDARATYGVDPALAHGSYLVNLAASTRALRERSYRATRRELARCAQLGIRYLVIHPGAHTGDGHATGIARIARALDRLYDEAGDCPTRVLLENTAGQGTSIGHRFEHLRDILGAMRRHAGRVGVCIDTCHTLAAGYDIRSEAAWQRTFDEFDRTVGCDRIAAFHVNDSKAPLGARVDRHEHVGRGHVGLTAFRCLVNDHRFAGLPMVLETPKAGTAGDPVNLAILRALAGKRRVGSRARRLAAQPLA
- a CDS encoding DUF4442 domain-containing protein; the encoded protein is MARHRLVFDIDARGNPIREAWDRLRRIPGGPRLFSRLVGAMAPYTGSIGARVVDLDRGRSRVVLRDHRAVRNHLRSIHAVALANLAELTGNIAVAYSLPDDARFIVTGLSIEYVKKARGTITGTCHLDRPLASEREEIEVPVVLRDDAGDIVATATLRTLIGPKPA
- a CDS encoding DUF2891 domain-containing protein, producing the protein MTGRLDASTADRLAALILPSLHREYPNHISHVLQDDADVRPPRELTPAFFGCYDWHSAVHSHWAIARLVRRFPAAAWADRARAALDRSFAPDRIRGEVAYLRARPGFEMPYGMAWLLTLCAEATPWRSALAPLERIARDRFAAWLDRLSHPIRSGEHTNSAFAMALALDYARAAGDRTLADAIVARAVDFYADDPPAPVAFEPSAYDFLSPSLAEADLMRRVLPPAAFASWLAAFLPSVDRFEPVSPVDRADGKLAHFDGLNLSRAWMLRALGFFAAAERHARAGLRGVSPDHYAGAHWLGTFALYWYTAPS